The DNA region CAGATGTAGCGATCGCTGCAATTCAAAAGGGTACGTATTCCCTAGTGGTGATTAACTATGCCAACCCAGACATGGTAGGGCATACTGGTCAAATCGACGCTACCATTACAGCAATCGAAACAGTTGATCGTTGTTTGGGACGCTTGTTAGAAAGCGTTATCAAAGCCGGTGGTACAACAATTATTACTGCTGACCACGGCAACGCTGAGTATATGCTAGATGAAGGGGGTAATCCCTGGACGGCTCATACTACTAACCCAGTCCCCTTAATTTTGGTAGAAGGAGAGAGAGTTAAAATCCCTGGATATGGCACAAATGTCGAACTGCGAACCGATGGCAAGCTATCCGACATCGCCCCCACGATTCTAGAGATTTTACAGCTGCCTCAGCCACCAGAAATGACCGGGCGATCGCTGCTGAAAACAGCAGAATATGAGTTGCAACGCACTCGCACCCCCGTACAAGTCGGACTGTAAAACAGTTAATAGTGAGGAGTTAGGAGTTAATAGTAAAGAGTAATGAATTAAAACTTTCCCAACTCCTAACTCCTAACTCCTGTACAAACGCAATTAATCGCGTCTCCTGTACAAACGCGATTAATCGCGTCTCTACTTCTAACTCCTCTTTTTTGAAACTTTTTATAAATGAGATTCCTACCATGACAGTTAGCAATATAGTGCAAGGCATTTGGGCGTTTTCCGCCACTGGTTTAATTATCTTAGTTTTACTGCATAGCCCTAAAGGTGATGGCGTTGGCGCTATTGGCGGACAAGCCCAGCTATTTAGCAGCACCAAGAGTGCAGAAAACACCTTAAACCGAATTACTTGGGCATTGACAGTAATTTTCCTCGGTTTAACAGTAGTTTTAAG from Nostoc commune NIES-4072 includes:
- the secG gene encoding preprotein translocase subunit SecG, which produces MTVSNIVQGIWAFSATGLIILVLLHSPKGDGVGAIGGQAQLFSSTKSAENTLNRITWALTVIFLGLTVVLSAGWLPK